From Saccharomyces kudriavzevii IFO 1802 strain IFO1802 genome assembly, chromosome: 13, a single genomic window includes:
- the STB4 gene encoding Stb4p (similar to Saccharomyces cerevisiae STB4 (YMR019W); ancestral locus Anc_2.565) has product MTFMLTENRKRFREMTAIGNTDDALQNVAAASKENSRGRLRVQKACELCKKRKVKCDGNKPCLNCFKHQKECRYEFKATNRRRRRRQATSPIQNVNEEYTEIDETFPKDVLSKSNTNINPPSDCLSSSAENSPYSNSHYQNLQSTLPFMDARPNHTFTSTANVNRENSNAFVEDHMAKLLLQLGSKLRNTANESLKIDKNNDNDMNTNLTTVNMNNNQVGSKNSHGYDMHGSSGALDSNNITSEKNEMLSCQITSMVNSHLQSPWQTFSLDKYRFHRRYQNILPYYLGTSILKDLSPETVDQAKLKRPRVQNYGWNLSGGHYLKYNADFKSQGEHIRHESKFFNFDDPVHLSLVNKLLRYYFDKINPLFSIIHEATFWQQYNNKFLRQGKQNNSSAKLFTSILYLILSTTLRFMEGHLNNGKREENHSDSCLNITFEEESVLNRKPLIEERMFKYAYSIISTLTFEWESFELIQSWLLIAFYFRTCYRQTACWNALSQAVNMCNGMSLYLNKFPEIHSTYDESKAWHCFWCCFIMDKLISFQMGRFYQLSLPASEMFEQMKLVKSKKFLQDEDDWFHEETFQMLDLSIIVTGFLKRDAQDLSLNETVQLRSQLGQWYDTFIAGNDINAYCGIYHGFYKVQPLMTYLDISMTFEIRQLFCLVAPSSNAKSKSLALEYAVDTQLLISHCQVATENLVQITKNNVFFIPWWLNLSQLFTVNLICIIYMHAGIAITQSKAIMQSCNQIWRTLENSKPKNFPSMLPECLWCLKMLNHMFCIRLRDSALQLETFLGTDHGDDTPNRNKFEQFKKVGDHDADVEVGTNKREEENVNVKQGNPLRNNGKVPLATRSHNTTAFSGSVGTSPASRIPNVAKNIGLPSEVIDAVSNIQDSPDVFDDDLFSNLLWFDQNFA; this is encoded by the coding sequence ATGACCTTTATGCTAACCGAAAATAGGAAGCGATTTAGAGAAATGACAGCTATCGGGAATACAGATGATGCACTTCAAAATGTTGCAGCCGcaagtaaagaaaatagtaGAGGTAGGTTACGGGTCCAAAAAGCTTGCGAACTCtgcaagaaaaggaaagtcAAGTGTGATGGTAATAAGCCTTGTTTGAATTGCTTcaaacatcaaaaagagTGCCGTTATGAATTCAAAGCCACTAATcgtcgaagaagaaggcgACAGGCAACTTCGCCTATACAGAACGTTAATGAAGAGTATACCGAGATCGATGAAACTTTCCCTAAAGATGTACTTAGTAAATCAAATACCAACATAAACCCTCCTTCAGATTGCCTTTCCTCATCTGCTGAGAACTCCCCATATTCCAATTCACATTATCAGAATTTACAATCCACCTTACCCTTTATGGATGCAAGGCCCAATCACACATTCACTTCCACAGCCAATGTAAATAGAGAGAATAGCAACGCCTTTGTTGAGGATCACATGGCTAAATTGCTATTACAGTTAGGTTCAAAACTGAGAAATACTGCAAATGAATCGTTGAAAATCGACAAAAacaatgataatgatatgAATACAAATCTAACGACGGTGAACatgaacaataatcaagTAGGCAGTAAAAACAGCCACGGATACGACATGCACGGTTCTTCAGGGGCCCTTGATAGTAACAACATTAcctctgaaaaaaatgagatgCTTAGTTGTCAAATCACTAGCATGGTCAATAGCCATCTTCAATCACCCTGGCAGACGTTTTCTTTAGACAAGTACAGGTTTCACAGACGCTACCAAAATATTCTACCCTATTATCTTGGTACATCTatcttgaaagatttgTCGCCAGAAACAGTAGACCAAGCAAAACTGAAGCGGCCAAGAGTTCAAAACTATGGTTGGAACCTATCTGGTGGCcattatttgaaatacAACGCAGACTTCAAAAGTCAAGGTGAACATATAAGGCATGAGtccaaattcttcaactttGATGACCCTGTTCATTTATCTCTAGTTAATAAATTATTAAGGTACTATTTCGACAAAATCAATCCTCTTTTCAGTATAATTCACGAAGCAACATTTTGGCAACAATATAACAATAAGTTTCTACGGCAAGGCAAACAAAATAATTCGTCTGCGAAGTTATTCACCTCCATACTTTATCTCATTTTATCTACCACATTACGATTTATGGAAGGTCATTTAAATAACgggaaaagagaagaaaaccaTAGTGACTCATGCCTAAATATCACTTTCGAAGAGGAATCTGTCTTGAACAGGAAGCCTTTAATAGAGGAAAGAATGTTCAAATACGCTTATTCGATAATCAGCACGTTAACCTTTGAATGGGAATCATTTGAATTGATACAATCGTGGCTGTTGATAGCTTTCTACTTTAGAACTTGTTATAGACAAACGGCGTGCTGGAACGCGTTAAGCCAAGCGGTGAATATGTGTAATGGAATGAGTTTGTATTTGAACAAATTTCCTGAGATCCACTCTACCTACGATGAATCTAAGGCATGGCACTGCTTCTGGTGCTGTTTTATTATGGATAAGTTAATAAGTTTCCAAATGGGTCGGTTTTACCAGTTATCATTACCAGCTAGTGAGATGTTTGAACAGATGAAACTagtgaaatcaaagaaatttttacaaGACGAAGACGATTGGTTTCATGAAGAAACCTTCCAAATGCTAGACTTATCCATAATAGTGACAgggtttttgaaaagagatgCACAAGATTTAAGTTTGAACGAGACTGTACAATTACGGAGTCAACTCGGTCAATGGTATGACACTTTTATAGCAGGTAATGACATTAATGCATATTGCGGAATTTATCATGGGTTCTACAAGGTTCAACCTCTCATGACATACCTAGATATAAGTATGACTTTTGAAATCAGACAATTATTCTGTTTAGTAGCCCCTTCCTCTAATGCGAAAAGCAAATCCTTAGCCTTAGAATATGCAGTAGATACCCAGTTATTAATATCTCATTGCCAAGTTGCTACTGAAAATTTGGTTCaaattacaaaaaacaatgttttctttattccTTGGTGGCTCAACCTTTCACAACTTTTCACAGTTAATTTAATTTGTATCATCTACATGCACGCGGGGATTGCCATAACACAAAGTAAAGCAATTATGCAAAGTTGCAACCAAATTTGGCGAACTTTAGAAAATTCTAAGCCCAAAAACTTTCCTTCAATGCTTCCCGAGTGCTTATGGTGTTTGAAGATGCTAAATCATATGTTCTGTATACGATTGAGGGATTCTGCTTTACAACTGGAAACTTTTCTCGGCACTGACCATGGTGATGACACCCCTAACAGAAACAAATTTGAGCAGTTCAAGAAAGTCGGTGATCACGATGCCGACGTTGAAGTTGGCACAAATAAAagagaggaagaaaatgtgaACGTGAAACAAGGAAACCCACTGAGGAATAATGGAAAAGTTCCATTAGCTACAAGATCTCATAATACCACTGCTTTTAGTGGTTCAGTGGGGACTTCTCCGGCAAGTCGAATACCAAATGTCGCTAAAAATATTGGATTGCCTTCGGAGGTTATTGATGCTGTCAGTAATATACAAGACTCTCCGGATGTGTTTGACgatgatttattttctaaTTTACTATGGTTTGACCAAAATTTTGCATGA